A genome region from Perca fluviatilis chromosome 20, GENO_Pfluv_1.0, whole genome shotgun sequence includes the following:
- the trmt61a gene encoding tRNA (adenine(58)-N(1))-methyltransferase catalytic subunit TRMT61A — MSFVEYSDFIQDGDVAIVYLGHESMMPVKVQQGAQTQTRYGAIRHSTDLIGQRYGSKVTCSKGGWVYVLHPTPELWTVTLPHRTQILYTTDIATITMMLELKPGSVVCESGTGSGSLSHAILRTIAPTGHLHTVEFHQQRAEKVAEEFKEHHVDHLVTVRNQDVCKDGFGVTGVADAVFLDIPSPWEAVTHAKAAMKKQGGRVCSFSPCIEQVQRTCEALVDQGFEELSTVEILLRVHDVRTVSLPLPDFGPDSLAQTQPDVAEKTPPIQASVAMKTTILPREMPGHTGYLTFATKPRT; from the exons ATGAGTTTTGTGGAGTACTCAGACTTCATTCAGGACGGGGACGTGGCCATCGTCTACCTGGGCCATGAATCCATGATGCCAGTCAAGGTGCAGCAGGGCGCCCAAACGCAGACGCGCTACGGAGCTATTCGCCACTCCACAGACCTGATAGGTCAGCGGTACGGATCGAAGGTCACCTGCAGCAAAGGCGGCTGGGTCTACGTGCTTCACCCAACACCTGAGCTGTGGACGGTCACCCTGCCGCACCGCACACAGATCCTCTACACCACCGACATCGCCACCATCACCATGATGCTGGAGCTGAAACCGGGCTCAGTCGTCTGCGAGTCAG GGACCGGTAGCGGCTCTCTCTCCCACGCCATCCTGCGCACCATCGCCCCCACAGGCCACCTGCACACGGTGGAGTTCCACCAGCAGCGGGCGGAGAAGGTGGCCGAGGAGTTCAAGGAGCACCACGTGGATCACCTTGTCACTGTCAGGAACCAGGATGTGTGCAAGGACGGCTTCGGGGTAACCGGGGTGGCGGACGCCGTCTTCCTCGACATCCCCAGTCCCTGGGAGGCAGTGACACACGCCAAGGCTGCTATGAAGAAACAAG gAGGTCGGGTGTGTTCGTTCTCTCCGTGTATCGAGCAGGTTCAGAGGACATGCGAGGCGTTGGTGGACCAGGGCTTCGAGGAGCTCAGCACCGTGGAGATCCTGCTGAGAGTCCACGACGTGCGAACCGTCTCCCTGCCGCTGCCCGACTTCGGCCCTGACTCCTTAGCTCAGACTCAGCCCGACGTTGCAGAGAAAACGCCTCCAATCCAGGCCTCCGTCGCCATGAAGACCACCATCCTGCCCAGAGAAATGCCAGGTCACACAGGGTACCTCACCTTCGCTACCAAACCCAGAACCTAA
- the ckba gene encoding creatine kinase, brain a isoform X1 produces MSDNLEHISGNMAKLTLKRLSAEDEFPDLSQHSNHMAKFLTLETYKKLRERATPNGFTIDGVIQTGVDNPGHPFIMTVGCVAGDEETYEVFKELLDPVIEDRHGGYKPSDKHKTDLNPSNLKGGDDLDSNYVLSSRVRTGRSVRGFCLPPHCSRGERRAVETLSIEALASLSGDLKGKYYALKNMTEAEQQQLIDDHFLFDKPVSPLLLASGMGRDWPDARGIWHNDNKTFLVWVNEEDHLRVISMQKGGNMKEVFERFCTGLTKIETLFKERNHAFMWNEHLGYVLTCPSNLGTGLRAGVHVKLPNMSKHAKFEEVLKKLRLQKRGTGGVDTAAVGGVFDISNADRLGFSEVELVQMVVDGVKLLVEMEKKLEKGQSIDDLMPAQK; encoded by the exons ATGTCGGACAACTTAGAGCATAT CTCTGGGAACATGGCCAAGCTGACGCTGAAGAGGCTGTCGGCCGAGGATGAGTTCCCAGATCTCAGTCAGCACAGCAACCACATGGCCAAGTTCTTAACCCTGGAGACTTACAAGAAGCTGAGAGAGCGGGCTACACCCAACGGCTTCACCATAGATGGTGTCATTCAGACAGGGGTTGATAATCCTG GCCACCCCTTCATCATGACCGTGGGCTGCGTCGCCGGAGACGAGGAGACCTACGAGGTCTTCAAAGAGCTGCTGGACCCCGTGATCGAGGACCGACATGGGGGATACAAGCCCTCAGACAAGCACAAGACCGACCTGAACCCAAGCAACCTGAAG GGTGGCGATGACCTCGACTCCAACTACGTCCTGAGCTCCCGAGTGCGAACCGGCCGCAGCGTCCGCGGCTTCTGCCTGCCGCCTCACTGCAGCCGAGGAGAGAGGCGCGCTGTGGAGACGCTCTCCATCGAAG CTCTGGCCTCCCTGAGCGGAGACCTGAAGGGGAAATACTACGCCCTGAAGAACATGACGGAAgcggagcagcagcagctcatcGACGACCACTTCCTGTTCGACAAGCCCGtgtctcctctgctgctggcGTCAGGGATGGGCCGCGACTGGCCCGACGCCAGGGGCATCTG gcacaACGACAACAAGACCTTCCTGGTGTGGGTGAACGAGGAGGACCACCTGCGTGTGATCTCCATGCAGAAAGGCGGGAACATGAAGGAAGTGTTTGAGCGCTTCTGCACCGGACTCACCAAG ATTGAGACCCTGTTCAAGGAAAGAAACCACGCCTTCATGTGGAACGAGCACCTGGGCTACGTCCTCACCTGCCCTTCTAACCTGGGCACCGGCCTGCGCGCGGGGGTGCACGTCAAGCTGCCAAACATGAGCAAACACGCCAAGTTCGAGGAGGTTCTCAAGAAGCTGAGGCTCCAGAAGCGCGGCACCG GTGGCGTGGACACGGCCGCCGTGGGCGGAGTCTTCGACATCTCCAACGCCGACAGACTGGGCTTCTCCGAGGTGGAGCTGGTGCAGATGGTGGTTGACGGGGTCAAGCTGCTGGTGGAGATGGAGAAGAAGCTGGAGAAGGGCCAGTCCATCGACGACCTCATGCCCGCCCAGAAGTAA
- the ckba gene encoding creatine kinase, brain a isoform X2 — protein MPFGNTHNQMKMKFASEQEYPDLSKHNNHMAKILTPALYERLRSKQTPSGFTLDDVIQTGVDNPGHPFIMTVGCVAGDEETYEVFKELLDPVIEDRHGGYKPSDKHKTDLNPSNLKGGDDLDSNYVLSSRVRTGRSVRGFCLPPHCSRGERRAVETLSIEALASLSGDLKGKYYALKNMTEAEQQQLIDDHFLFDKPVSPLLLASGMGRDWPDARGIWHNDNKTFLVWVNEEDHLRVISMQKGGNMKEVFERFCTGLTKIETLFKERNHAFMWNEHLGYVLTCPSNLGTGLRAGVHVKLPNMSKHAKFEEVLKKLRLQKRGTGGVDTAAVGGVFDISNADRLGFSEVELVQMVVDGVKLLVEMEKKLEKGQSIDDLMPAQK, from the exons ATGCCTTTCGGTAACACGCACAACCAGATGAAGATGAAGTTCGCCTCGGAGCAGGAGTACCCGGACCTCAGCAAACACAACAATCATATGGCCAAAATCCTGACTCCTGCTCTATACGAGCGGCTGAGGAGCAAACAGACACCCAGTGGATTTACTCTGGATGATGTCATTCAGACTGGGGTTGATAacccag GCCACCCCTTCATCATGACCGTGGGCTGCGTCGCCGGAGACGAGGAGACCTACGAGGTCTTCAAAGAGCTGCTGGACCCCGTGATCGAGGACCGACATGGGGGATACAAGCCCTCAGACAAGCACAAGACCGACCTGAACCCAAGCAACCTGAAG GGTGGCGATGACCTCGACTCCAACTACGTCCTGAGCTCCCGAGTGCGAACCGGCCGCAGCGTCCGCGGCTTCTGCCTGCCGCCTCACTGCAGCCGAGGAGAGAGGCGCGCTGTGGAGACGCTCTCCATCGAAG CTCTGGCCTCCCTGAGCGGAGACCTGAAGGGGAAATACTACGCCCTGAAGAACATGACGGAAgcggagcagcagcagctcatcGACGACCACTTCCTGTTCGACAAGCCCGtgtctcctctgctgctggcGTCAGGGATGGGCCGCGACTGGCCCGACGCCAGGGGCATCTG gcacaACGACAACAAGACCTTCCTGGTGTGGGTGAACGAGGAGGACCACCTGCGTGTGATCTCCATGCAGAAAGGCGGGAACATGAAGGAAGTGTTTGAGCGCTTCTGCACCGGACTCACCAAG ATTGAGACCCTGTTCAAGGAAAGAAACCACGCCTTCATGTGGAACGAGCACCTGGGCTACGTCCTCACCTGCCCTTCTAACCTGGGCACCGGCCTGCGCGCGGGGGTGCACGTCAAGCTGCCAAACATGAGCAAACACGCCAAGTTCGAGGAGGTTCTCAAGAAGCTGAGGCTCCAGAAGCGCGGCACCG GTGGCGTGGACACGGCCGCCGTGGGCGGAGTCTTCGACATCTCCAACGCCGACAGACTGGGCTTCTCCGAGGTGGAGCTGGTGCAGATGGTGGTTGACGGGGTCAAGCTGCTGGTGGAGATGGAGAAGAAGCTGGAGAAGGGCCAGTCCATCGACGACCTCATGCCCGCCCAGAAGTAA